CACGAGCGCAGCTTACCTTTGGCAATGCATAAAACAGCTCGTGTGAGGCCTCAACATAAAGAAATTGTGATTTCATCAGTGCAACTACTATTAGGTGATCATAAACCAACTTTGATCAGTATGCTAATAAGATTAGCAACAAAAACATGACTACTGTACAACAAAAGGCTGAGAATCTGTCTAATTATGTAGACCTAAGATTTTCAGAAGTGAAGTGATAAACTAGTGTTGTGTATCGTCAACTAGTCAGCTTCAAGTCAGCCAGAGTTAATCTGCTCATCTTCCCGAACTTAAATTTTCTTGATCGTGAGTTGAGTTATTTTGTAAACATTTGGCTGAGATCATAAAATTAAACCTTATgttaataagtaatattaacactaatgatgatgataaacgACGAGAGTCGTTAAGAGAAGATTACTTACTAGGACTCAGCACTCTAACGCATTGTGTTATGGACTTGATTGAAGTAATAGAATCCGTACCTGCATCAAGACGAAGTATTATGTTAGCTTATCAAATTGAATGATTGAATGAAGAAACAATTGAACAAGGTGTAGATTAGAGTATTTTTTTACCATTTATGCTAACATCTCCTGCTATAACTTCCCTAACAGCTGATGAATGTTCTACCAAATTTTGGCTTGTCCTGGTGTCTTCATTAGTTCCTTCTGTAGTAGGGCAGGGATTGTCAAGTGATCCACAATCAATCCCCAGATCAGTCAGGAACTCTGAGATAGAAAAGTCTGGTCCAAAGGCATCAAAACCTGGCACTTCCAAGTCGAAAATGTCCCCTTCCTTCTCAGATTCAGAACTAGTACTGCCATCTCCACTTGTGTTTTCCAAAATAGTTGGTGCTTCGGAGCTGTCGAAATCTAGCCTTCCTTTGACATGTTCTCTCTTACTTTGCCATTTAGTAGTTTTAACCGGTGAGGAAAAAGTGCATTGGTTCGTTTCTATAGAAAAGTGCTTTGCAGGACTGACTATAATTGTCTTAGAGGAGATTATAGTGCAGTTGTTAGGTTTGGTCTCAGGTGTAGTGCTTTCATGATTAGACTTTGCTGTTGAAGATACTTCCTCAAGTGGAGAAATGGATTTATCGCTATGGGAAGAGAGTGCTCGTGGAGGTGTTTTGGGACACGAAGAATTCGAATTCGGAGATGATGAATGCTTGTCAAACAAAGTCCTAGCAACATTTGATCCTTGAATATGAGACCCTCCTTGAGCAAAACTAGGTGAAGAAGATGGGAGGGGAGAGGATTGATGATTAATATGATGCCGTTGGGATGCATTATTTGGCAAAGCACTTGAATTAGTACCTGCTGAACAAGAAGCAAAATTAAGTTATGAGAAATTATGTTTGGAGAATAAGAGATACAATACCATACATTGATTAAACCAACTACCCACCTTGGATATACAAAGGATTGTTAGTCACTGCGCCACAGTATTTTTTTGGTGcttgatttatattttgaagatccttgtaatttttcctttttcttggaGGGCGCGAACCAAGGATAGGTGTTGAGTAGCTGGTCTGATCAATTTTTACACTTTGTGACATCGACACCGATGCCACACCTGCAGTTCTGTAACCAGGATAGCCTGAAGCCAAGAAAAACAAGTATGAGAGCCAATCTACAAGGTATATTCCACCATGTGCAATGCAGAAATATTACAAAGGCGGTTGGTTTGTTTGCTCATTTCATAAGCCACAAAAATCTAGTAGTACAGGAAATTTAAGATGTTACGGTTCCATCTACTGGAATTTCTgctttagaattaaaaaatacattGTTTGAAATATGAACCAAAAATAAATGGATATGATGTGAGGGTGAGAGactcaatatatataaatgCCATCTTTTAATTAAGTTTACCTCACCTGGGTGTGAATCACTCTAGTGACATtggggatatatatatatatatatatatatatatatatatatatatatatatatatatatatatatatatatatatatatatatatatatatatatatatatatatatatatatatatatatatatatatatatatatatatatatatatatatatatatatgaaattcaAGAGTTATCTTACAAATTACCAAGTGACAAGGAAATCGTTAGCACAATAAGAATcccaaaattttaaatcataaacacaaTTCGTTAACCCTAAAATCCATAGTAGCAATTTGGCATATTCTAGTAGCCCTAAACAATGCACACTTAGGAGTTCAAAAATGTCAATCCAATCACCTATCTTGCATATTCAATCGAACAATATTCTATTTCCTTCAAATTGAATCAAACTATAAACCATCAAACACTTATCTTGGAAATGTTGATCAAACAACTAATATCCTAAAACTAAGAAACACCCGATCAACCAAAAGATATTATAAATCCACTTCAAATGAAATTTATTCAAGAAAATAAACAAGATTGAAAAATAACCTGCAGAAGACGAAGTGACCATTGAATTGGGAGGCACGGAAGCAGAAACTGGATGTGGCGGCGGTGAAGTAACATAGTTAGCAGGAACAACAGGAGagttattaaaaatattcataAGATCTTGCATCCCTTGTAAAAGATTTTGAATCCTAGTTCTTTCTTGAGCTAATCCTAATTTCTCATGTTCAATCATCACTCTTTGCTCTTTCAACCAAACATAATCATCCAATAATTCTGCTAAACTCAACAAAGTTTTAGGTGCCTGGAATCAATTTTACACCAAAACAAAGTTCAATTGAATTGAAGCAGCACTACtgcaataaaacataataataaaataaaaaaatgaagcaTAGATTTCAAAATTAATACCTCTTGAAGAGATGATTTAGGGATAAGAGAAGAAGCTTCTTCACGAAAAGCATTACGAGTTTTGGAGAAATTGTTGTCGGCAAGATATCGATCAACGATGAAAGCAACCTGAACAGGCGTAATTTTGCCCTTGCCGATTATGTTTTGACTAtcattttttcttgattttccgagTTTCGCCATTGATGTTCTTGTACTGTTCTAGAGAGGGAAAGACagaagaagaagagagaaatATGGAGGTTGAATCTGGAAAGTTATGGAGGGATTGGAAGGGGAGAATAGGAAGGCATTAAAGTGGAAAAGTGGGAAGTTAAAACATGGTGAAGGGTTGGCGggagaattttaaaatattggtCGAGTAAATTGGAAGTTGCGGGTAAATTTCAGCGGGCACACTTGTATTTTTAGGCGCCATTTGCcttgttttaaaataaaaaaatcaagtatTGTATGATACTAAAGACTGACCGATACAAACTGtccaaaatatttatatataaacacaaaaaacaactACGTAagttttaaaaactaaataaaaccttttttaaagtaatattttaagaaaataaaaattagataagCTCATATTAAATTGTTTCATCATAAGACaatcttaataaagaatttgtcaaaGACATTTGAGTTTGGATGGGGGGCTTGGTTTGGTGGGGGTGGTCAAAGGTTGTTATGGATAGGTATCACACTAGAACACGAATAAGACGCCTCTACATACTTTTAACTCTAATAAAGTCCTCGAATAGATACAACTCCCGCaagtcaatttttatttgcttctcTCATGTTCTCTTGAGTCTACCTCGACTTTTCTTGCCCTCCAGCATAAGGCTTTTCACCATTCTCACTAGGGCATCTACAAACTTGCTCTTCACATGCCCATACCACTTTAGTCTATTTTCACGCAACTTTATCGATAAATGGGCAATCCCTAGTCTTTGTCTCAACTCATGGTTCCTAATTATATTAATTCTCGAGTGCCCATACATCCACTTTATCATTCTCATCTCCACTACACCATATTTTGTTCAAAGTACTTCTTTACAAAAGCATTGTGTCTCTTACAATAATGTTGGTCTAATGAAAATTCGGTGGAATTTACCTTTTAGTCTAGTGGGAGATTTCTTATCACATAACACCTCAGTGGACAATCTCCAATTGAGtcaaattcaaaccacttaTATTTGATAGGTAACAACTCCATCGATCTCTTCATTACTCTCGATAGTCGATCTTAAATACTTAAACTTTGTTGTACGAGCGATAACATAATATCTTGCCCAATATATACCTCTGGAGCAATTTGTTGCTCTATTTCGTTAAACTTGCTCCTCAAATATACAGTTTTTGTATTGCTTATAGTTAGCCCTTTGCCTTTTAGGATCGCCTTCCACTCCTATAATTTTGCGTTGACTTCCTCACCAGTTTTCCTACGAGCACAATATCATCCGCAAATAAATTTTTCATATCTTATTCAAGAATTAGAATTTGTAAGGGTTAAatcatttaagattttttataaaGAATTGAATTTTTCGAAGTCAGATGGTTTGAGTATTATTATGTAGATTGTATCATCATTATTGTTACATACTATATGCAATAAAGTGTAATGTTATGAAAGACAAGAAGATTTATTGTTGAATCTTAGTAACAATTTAGTGGAATTTTGCCTTTAtttacttcatttgttttgctttgttgtatttattcaaatttttagaGTTTACTTTAAATATGTATTGACGCTAAAAATTTCTATGGATTAGAAATCTAAACGGATCAAGGGGATTTAAATCCTTAACCcgtgaaattattaaaattatatgtattttaCCACTTGGatggaaaatatttatttgtcgGATAAAATTCCAaattatatacaaatgttttttgaatgttatttaaaataatttattaacattCATTATGTTGAATTGAACTCACCAAACTCAATGTAATATAACTACTTTGAGCTTGCATTGAGAtaatatttaatcaaattatGCAATCCCATTTCTCAACTCCAGGATCCGCCCCTGTTTAAACATTTTTCAACTCCCACCTTATTATAAACCGgatatctttaattatataaaaataaatatttaaaaatgataataaaaagctaaaaataaaaataaatttaaataagatATTATTTAACTATGTTTACATATGCATTGATGACTATTTGAAATTAGACATTGTTTATTGAAACAAGACTGATGACAAAAATGACGAAAATAAACCACAAAGGATAGGCATTTGGGTTTGGCTTAGCGTCCATTCTAGCTGGCTCTGAACCATAATCATTCATTACATTACCCACCTCAAGGACATTTGTCATCAAGGGCTTTGGCTTCATTTATTGATttgttattagaaatattaaaatcgacaaataatataataataataataataataataataataaaacatatgtAATGTAAATCCTTACTTCACACACCCTAAACACATGTTAAGACATTTCATAAGCTCTTATTAGACATATTATAAACATCTATTGGATATACTCtaaacacatacttaatataccaCAAACATTTACCCTAAACATCTAATTCACATATTATAAACTCTTAATTGACATAGACTGATTGTAacaggagcggcaatctcgata
This genomic stretch from Amaranthus tricolor cultivar Red isolate AtriRed21 chromosome 9, ASM2621246v1, whole genome shotgun sequence harbors:
- the LOC130823679 gene encoding uncharacterized protein LOC130823679 isoform X1, which gives rise to MAKLGKSRKNDSQNIIGKGKITPVQVAFIVDRYLADNNFSKTRNAFREEASSLIPKSSLQEAPKTLLSLAELLDDYVWLKEQRVMIEHEKLGLAQERTRIQNLLQGMQDLMNIFNNSPVVPANYVTSPPPHPVSASVPPNSMVTSSSAGYPGYRTAGVASVSMSQSVKIDQTSYSTPILGSRPPRKRKNYKDLQNINQAPKKYCGAVTNNPLYIQAGTNSSALPNNASQRHHINHQSSPLPSSSPSFAQGGSHIQGSNVARTLFDKHSSSPNSNSSCPKTPPRALSSHSDKSISPLEEVSSTAKSNHESTTPETKPNNCTIISSKTIIVSPAKHFSIETNQCTFSSPVKTTKWQSKREHVKGRLDFDSSEAPTILENTSGDGSTSSESEKEGDIFDLEVPGFDAFGPDFSISEFLTDLGIDCGSLDNPCPTTEGTNEDTRTSQNLVEHSSAVREVIAGDVSINGTDSITSIKSITQCVRVLSPTKCLQNNSTHDQENLSSGR
- the LOC130823679 gene encoding uncharacterized protein LOC130823679 isoform X3 codes for the protein MAKLGKSRKNDSQNIIGKGKITPVQVAFIVDRYLADNNFSKTRNAFREEASSLIPKSSLQEAPKTLLSLAELLDDYVWLKEQRVMIEHEKLGLAQERTRIQNLLQGMQDLMNIFNNSPVVPANYVTSPPPHPVSASVPPNSMVTSSSAGTNSSALPNNASQRHHINHQSSPLPSSSPSFAQGGSHIQGSNVARTLFDKHSSSPNSNSSCPKTPPRALSSHSDKSISPLEEVSSTAKSNHESTTPETKPNNCTIISSKTIIVSPAKHFSIETNQCTFSSPVKTTKWQSKREHVKGRLDFDSSEAPTILENTSGDGSTSSESEKEGDIFDLEVPGFDAFGPDFSISEFLTDLGIDCGSLDNPCPTTEGTNEDTRTSQNLVEHSSAVREVIAGDVSINGTDSITSIKSITQCVRVLSPTKCLQNNSTHDQENLSSGR
- the LOC130823679 gene encoding uncharacterized protein LOC130823679 isoform X2, which encodes MAKLGKSRKNDSQNIIGKGKITPVQVAFIVDRYLADNNFSKTRNAFREEASSLIPKSSLQEAPKTLLSLAELLDDYVWLKEQRVMIEHEKLGLAQERTRIQNLLQGMQDLMNIFNNSPVVPANYVTSPPPHPVSASVPPNSMVTSSSAGYPGYRTAGVASVSMSQSVKIDQTSYSTPILGSRPPRKRKNYKDLQNINQAPKKYCGAVTNNPLYIQGTNSSALPNNASQRHHINHQSSPLPSSSPSFAQGGSHIQGSNVARTLFDKHSSSPNSNSSCPKTPPRALSSHSDKSISPLEEVSSTAKSNHESTTPETKPNNCTIISSKTIIVSPAKHFSIETNQCTFSSPVKTTKWQSKREHVKGRLDFDSSEAPTILENTSGDGSTSSESEKEGDIFDLEVPGFDAFGPDFSISEFLTDLGIDCGSLDNPCPTTEGTNEDTRTSQNLVEHSSAVREVIAGDVSINGTDSITSIKSITQCVRVLSPTKCLQNNSTHDQENLSSGR